One stretch of Dokdonia sp. Hel_I_53 DNA includes these proteins:
- a CDS encoding pseudouridine synthase: MPLHKHFKLYKPYGYISQMLSNDERQSRKKKFLSDLYPFPMGVMAIGRLDEKSEGLLLLTTDGKLSDMINRSGVEKEYYAQVDGQISDKEIKKLKEGVTIGVNGKKYLTKPCKVHIVDSPQFPDRSKKIRDSRHGPTSWISIIIKEGKYRQVRKMTSAVGFPTLRLVRIRIGSQTLKDLEPSQVISVKKLI, translated from the coding sequence ATGCCGTTACATAAGCATTTTAAGTTATACAAACCTTATGGGTATATAAGTCAAATGCTAAGCAATGATGAAAGGCAATCCCGCAAAAAAAAATTTTTAAGTGATTTATATCCATTTCCTATGGGTGTTATGGCTATAGGGAGGCTTGATGAAAAGTCTGAAGGGTTATTACTTCTTACAACAGATGGGAAATTATCAGACATGATAAATAGATCTGGAGTAGAAAAAGAATATTATGCACAAGTAGATGGTCAAATTTCTGATAAGGAGATCAAAAAACTTAAAGAAGGAGTAACGATAGGTGTTAATGGTAAAAAATACTTAACAAAACCGTGTAAGGTACACATAGTTGATTCTCCTCAATTCCCGGATCGCAGTAAAAAGATTAGAGATAGTAGACATGGTCCTACTTCTTGGATATCAATTATTATAAAGGAAGGAAAATACAGACAGGTTAGGAAGATGACTAGTGCAGTAGGATTTCCAACTTTAAGACTTGTAAGAATAAGAATAGGCTCTCAAACCTTAAAAGATTTGGAGCCTAGTCAAGTAATTTCTGTAAAAAAACTTATTTGA
- a CDS encoding RNA polymerase sigma factor, with the protein MLIKRYQEQLYWHIRGIVKNHEDTDDLLQEVFVKVYRNIHKFKGDSKLYTWLYRIATNESLTFLKKRARRYQISNEEVQQQIIDNLESDVYFSGDEIQLKLQKAIATLPEKQRLVFQMKYFQDLKYEEMSTILETSVGALKSSFHIATKKVTAILTED; encoded by the coding sequence ATTCTCATAAAAAGATATCAAGAGCAGCTCTACTGGCACATACGAGGTATTGTAAAGAACCATGAAGATACAGATGATCTTTTACAAGAAGTGTTTGTAAAGGTGTATCGCAATATCCATAAATTTAAAGGAGACAGTAAGCTTTATACATGGCTCTATCGCATTGCTACTAATGAATCTCTTACCTTTTTAAAAAAACGTGCGCGACGCTATCAAATTTCTAATGAAGAAGTACAACAACAGATAATAGATAATCTAGAAAGTGATGTCTACTTTAGCGGTGATGAAATACAGTTAAAGCTTCAAAAAGCCATAGCTACATTACCAGAAAAACAAAGACTTGTTTTTCAAATGAAGTACTTTCAAGATTTAAAATATGAAGAAATGAGTACTATTCTAGAAACCTCTGTAGGTGCTCTCAAAAGCTCTTTTCATATTGCCACTAAGAAAGTAACAGCTATACTAACCGAAGATTAA
- a CDS encoding RNA polymerase sigma factor RpoD/SigA — MRQLKITKQVTNRETKSLNNYLQDVSKIDLITAEEEVELAQRIQKGDERALNELTRANLRFVISVAKQYQNQGLSLSDLINEGNVGLVKAAKRFDETRGFKFISYAVWWIRQSILQAIAEHARTVRLPLNKIGEISKINKAMVYLQQVHERKPTPSEIAKHLDISEEKVKISLQNVSRSLSMDAPFAEGENDNNLYDVLSSSESPRPDRELLQESLSIEIDRALDTLTEKEAEVVRLNYGLGNQPAMTLQEIGDIYDLSRERVRQIREKAIKRLRHTSKSKILMKYLG, encoded by the coding sequence ATGAGACAACTCAAAATCACCAAGCAGGTTACTAATAGGGAGACGAAGTCCTTGAATAACTACCTACAAGATGTCAGTAAGATTGACCTTATAACCGCAGAGGAAGAAGTTGAATTAGCACAGCGTATTCAAAAAGGTGACGAAAGAGCTCTTAATGAACTCACTAGAGCAAATTTACGTTTTGTAATTTCTGTTGCAAAGCAATACCAGAATCAGGGATTATCTTTATCAGATTTAATAAATGAAGGAAATGTAGGTCTTGTAAAAGCGGCCAAACGATTTGACGAAACTCGTGGGTTTAAATTTATCTCTTATGCCGTATGGTGGATTAGACAATCTATTCTTCAAGCCATTGCAGAGCACGCAAGAACTGTACGTTTACCATTAAATAAAATTGGTGAGATCAGTAAAATTAACAAAGCTATGGTGTATTTACAACAAGTACACGAGCGCAAACCTACCCCATCAGAAATTGCTAAGCATCTTGATATTTCTGAAGAAAAAGTGAAAATTTCTCTTCAAAATGTAAGTCGTAGTTTGAGTATGGATGCTCCATTTGCCGAAGGGGAAAATGACAATAACTTATACGATGTATTAAGTTCTAGTGAGTCTCCTAGACCAGATAGAGAGCTTTTACAAGAATCTCTAAGCATTGAAATTGATAGAGCTTTAGATACTCTTACTGAAAAAGAAGCAGAGGTTGTAAGACTTAATTACGGTCTTGGAAATCAGCCAGCAATGACACTACAAGAGATAGGTGATATTTATGATTTAAGTAGAGAAAGAGTTCGCCAAATTCGCGAAAAAGCTATCAAAAGACTTAGGCATACGTCTAAAAGTAAAATCCTAATGAAATACCTGGGATAA
- a CDS encoding cold-shock protein, with translation MARPQETFGKKEREKKRLKKAEDKRKKREAKKENGGVDRNEFIYVNHLGQLVDTPPDPSLKEEVDVGDIVLGIPKKQDGDEPDPIHTGFVEFFDASKGFGFIKDADTPEKYFVHISEVRDGELKEGNKVSYEIEKGQKGWNAVRVSKLA, from the coding sequence ATGGCAAGACCACAAGAAACCTTTGGCAAAAAAGAAAGAGAAAAAAAGCGCCTAAAAAAGGCAGAAGACAAGCGTAAGAAGCGCGAAGCAAAAAAAGAGAATGGCGGTGTAGATAGAAATGAATTTATTTATGTAAATCATTTAGGACAATTAGTTGATACTCCACCAGATCCCTCTCTTAAGGAAGAGGTAGATGTAGGTGATATTGTACTAGGAATACCAAAAAAACAAGATGGCGATGAGCCAGATCCAATCCATACTGGTTTTGTAGAATTTTTTGATGCTTCAAAAGGTTTTGGATTCATTAAGGATGCAGATACCCCAGAAAAATACTTTGTTCACATTTCTGAAGTAAGAGATGGTGAACTCAAAGAAGGGAATAAAGTTTCATATGAAATTGAGAAAGGACAAAAAGGATGGAATGCTGTGCGCGTAAGCAAACTAGCATAA
- a CDS encoding DoxX family protein, with amino-acid sequence MVLVHTIILCLIGFSFLYYGVSCLSSRFMITEFDRFGLSESQRKITGAAQILGGLGILAGFLFNPLQVVALTGLALLMFMGWIIRLQTRDNFKAALPAFLLFTVCLYLIHYILNIK; translated from the coding sequence ATGGTTTTAGTACACACAATTATTTTATGTCTTATAGGTTTTTCATTTCTTTATTATGGTGTGAGTTGCCTATCTTCAAGATTTATGATTACTGAGTTTGACCGTTTTGGTCTAAGTGAATCACAACGCAAAATCACAGGAGCTGCTCAAATATTAGGTGGATTAGGTATTTTGGCAGGTTTTTTATTTAATCCTCTCCAAGTAGTGGCTCTTACGGGTTTAGCTTTATTAATGTTTATGGGATGGATTATAAGGCTACAAACAAGGGATAATTTTAAAGCGGCTTTACCCGCTTTTTTATTATTTACCGTTTGCCTTTACCTCATTCACTATATACTAAACATTAAATAA
- a CDS encoding DoxX family protein, translated as MEYIIIVIKLIVGLSILNVWLLRNGKSSQWRGGGASSLEEEFSRYGLSKTTMILVGIVKCTLAIGLLLSIFYPELEFYSALGIVLMMAVAIAMHVKISDPIKKSFPALLFLILSAVIVLI; from the coding sequence ATGGAATATATTATAATTGTTATTAAACTTATTGTAGGCTTAAGTATCTTAAACGTGTGGCTTCTTCGTAATGGAAAAAGTTCTCAATGGAGAGGAGGAGGTGCATCATCCTTAGAAGAGGAGTTTTCACGATATGGGCTTTCAAAAACGACTATGATTCTAGTAGGAATTGTAAAATGCACTTTAGCAATAGGATTGTTGCTATCTATCTTTTATCCAGAATTAGAATTTTACAGTGCTTTAGGAATCGTATTAATGATGGCAGTAGCTATAGCAATGCATGTTAAAATAAGTGATCCTATTAAAAAGTCATTTCCGGCACTACTGTTCTTAATACTATCTGCGGTCATTGTACTTATTTAA
- a CDS encoding RsmB/NOP family class I SAM-dependent RNA methyltransferase produces the protein MKLHRNLVFAAVDALGMIFNDSEQADKVLRKVLKFDKRWGSRDRGFIAETVYDIVRWKRLYSEIAEVKAPYSRPNLFRLFAVWATLRRIEVPDWKQMEPIPSRRIKGRFDELSKIRKYRESIPDWLDELGEKALGKKWDAEMAALNTQAQVVLRANTLKASVKEVRNTLADQDVDTKILDGYPDALELMERKNVFTSEAFKNGYFEVQDASSQRVARYADVKPGMRVVDTCAGAGGKSLHLAALMENKGQIIAMDIYEGKLKELKRRAKRAGAHNIETREIDSTKVYKKLYNTADRVVIDAPCSGLGTIKRNPDLKWKLQPDFLEKVIQRQAEILNNYSKIVKENGKLLYATCSILPRENQEQVQAFLATEQGQKFILDKEETISPAKTGYDGFYMALLSRKQ, from the coding sequence ATGAAATTACATAGAAATTTAGTGTTTGCAGCAGTTGATGCCTTGGGGATGATCTTTAACGATAGTGAGCAAGCAGATAAAGTATTGCGCAAAGTTCTTAAGTTTGATAAACGTTGGGGCTCAAGAGACAGAGGATTTATAGCAGAAACCGTATATGATATTGTACGATGGAAACGTCTGTATTCTGAAATTGCAGAAGTTAAAGCTCCCTACAGCAGACCAAATCTTTTTAGGTTGTTTGCAGTGTGGGCAACATTAAGGCGTATTGAAGTGCCTGATTGGAAACAAATGGAACCTATCCCATCGAGGCGTATTAAAGGACGTTTTGATGAACTTTCAAAAATAAGAAAGTACAGAGAGTCTATTCCGGACTGGCTAGACGAGCTCGGAGAAAAAGCTTTAGGTAAAAAATGGGATGCAGAAATGGCTGCTCTTAATACACAAGCCCAGGTTGTTTTACGTGCAAACACATTAAAAGCTAGTGTAAAAGAAGTAAGAAATACACTTGCTGATCAAGATGTGGATACAAAAATTCTAGACGGCTATCCTGATGCACTAGAATTGATGGAACGTAAGAATGTGTTTACATCTGAAGCCTTCAAAAATGGTTATTTTGAAGTACAAGACGCTTCTTCTCAAAGGGTAGCAAGATATGCAGATGTTAAACCTGGAATGCGCGTTGTAGATACCTGTGCAGGTGCTGGTGGTAAATCGTTACATCTTGCGGCTTTGATGGAAAACAAAGGTCAAATCATTGCAATGGATATCTATGAAGGTAAATTAAAAGAACTCAAGCGTCGTGCGAAGAGAGCAGGTGCCCACAACATTGAAACTAGGGAGATTGACTCTACAAAAGTTTACAAAAAATTGTATAATACAGCAGATCGAGTTGTGATTGACGCTCCTTGTAGCGGCCTAGGAACGATCAAGCGTAACCCAGATCTAAAGTGGAAACTGCAACCAGACTTTTTAGAAAAAGTAATTCAAAGACAAGCAGAAATCTTAAACAATTACAGTAAAATTGTAAAAGAAAATGGAAAGTTGCTTTATGCAACCTGCTCAATTTTACCTAGAGAGAATCAAGAGCAAGTACAAGCATTTTTGGCAACAGAACAAGGTCAAAAATTTATACTAGATAAAGAAGAAACAATTAGTCCAGCAAAAACTGGATATGATGGTTTTTATATGGCACTGCTTTCGCGAAAGCAATAA
- a CDS encoding endonuclease, which yields MKKIIFLLLFLPLFSFGQQDYYDDTAVYLTGSDLLLELRATLSSYNQNYTYGDFRQTTLITDANPENASEVLLIYGYNDTDGDCTTDRTRANSEFGGSNCDFNREHTFPRSLANPSMGSANNSSTGIVADPHNLRPSDVQRNGNRGSKKFADGSGNSGDVGSGYWYPGDEWKGDVARIVMYMYTRYGEQCLPSLVGEGSLQENTEMLQLFLQWNVDDPVSQQEMQRNDPLENEYGSRNPFIDNPILATNIWGGPEAEDFWGELSTISFTKPTVTLYPNPADTYFQINTSNPLTDVIIYDITGKKIFSNRVEAAQNIDISFLSSGMYLVQIDKYVSKLLVK from the coding sequence ATGAAAAAAATTATATTTTTACTTTTATTTTTACCTCTTTTTAGTTTTGGTCAACAAGATTATTATGATGATACTGCTGTGTATCTTACTGGTAGTGATCTGCTACTAGAATTAAGAGCGACTCTTTCAAGTTATAATCAAAATTACACATATGGTGACTTTAGACAGACCACTTTAATCACAGATGCAAATCCAGAAAATGCTTCAGAAGTTCTATTAATTTATGGTTATAATGATACAGATGGAGATTGTACGACAGATCGAACCAGAGCAAACAGTGAGTTTGGAGGTAGCAACTGCGATTTTAATAGAGAACACACATTTCCTCGAAGTCTTGCAAACCCAAGTATGGGATCTGCAAATAATAGTAGTACTGGGATTGTAGCCGATCCTCATAACCTACGACCTAGTGACGTACAGCGTAATGGAAATAGAGGCTCTAAAAAATTTGCAGATGGTTCTGGTAACTCTGGAGATGTAGGGTCTGGTTACTGGTATCCTGGGGATGAATGGAAAGGTGATGTAGCCCGTATTGTAATGTATATGTACACTCGTTACGGCGAGCAATGCTTGCCATCACTCGTAGGAGAAGGATCTCTTCAAGAAAATACAGAAATGTTGCAGTTATTTCTACAATGGAATGTAGATGACCCTGTCTCACAACAAGAAATGCAACGTAATGATCCTTTAGAAAATGAATACGGTAGCAGAAACCCATTTATAGATAACCCCATCCTTGCAACAAATATTTGGGGAGGTCCAGAAGCAGAAGATTTCTGGGGAGAGCTTTCTACAATCTCTTTTACAAAACCGACTGTTACTTTATATCCAAATCCTGCTGACACCTATTTTCAAATCAATACTTCTAATCCGCTTACGGATGTAATTATTTACGATATAACTGGAAAGAAGATATTTTCGAATAGAGTTGAAGCTGCTCAAAATATAGATATTTCTTTTCTTAGTTCTGGGATGTATTTAGTTCAAATTGATAAATATGTAAGTAAATTATTAGTAAAGTAG
- a CDS encoding WD40/YVTN/BNR-like repeat-containing protein, with amino-acid sequence MIISICKGIGSPTDSSIFTKILMVRRTYIIYLILIAFISCKANQKERLIFKKNQRKYFTSVTSKKLQIDSTSIRALEIYDNYIAYAGSNGHYGVLIFDYIQSENNVNSIVISDRYDSSVTSLGINPSFRSLAITDSKVFFLSIGSPALLYSYNISTKKIDQVYEDLDQRNFYDSMSFWNSQEGIAIGDPIENCLSILITRDGGNSWDKISCNNFPNSLEGEAAFAASDTNIKVIGNKTWIVSGGGASRIFYSPDKGITWEVYSTPLLQGKSTQGAYTMDFYNDKSGIIYGGDYTMPFQNISNIASTIDGGKTWHLRASGSNDGYKSCVQYVPNSNGNEIVAMGFTGITYSSNGGNSWTKLSNEAFLSFRFINDTTAIASGTNKLAFLEFK; translated from the coding sequence ATGATTATTTCAATTTGCAAAGGTATTGGTTCTCCCACAGATAGTTCTATTTTTACTAAAATTTTGATGGTGAGACGTACGTATATAATTTATCTAATTCTAATAGCTTTTATTTCATGCAAAGCAAATCAAAAAGAGCGATTAATTTTTAAAAAAAATCAAAGGAAATATTTTACTTCTGTCACTTCAAAAAAATTACAGATAGACAGTACGAGCATAAGGGCATTAGAAATATATGATAATTATATTGCTTACGCAGGTAGTAATGGTCATTATGGAGTGTTAATATTTGATTATATTCAGAGCGAGAATAATGTAAATTCTATAGTTATTTCAGATAGATATGATAGTTCCGTCACTTCTTTAGGCATAAATCCTTCATTTAGAAGTTTAGCAATTACTGATAGCAAAGTATTTTTTTTGTCAATAGGTAGTCCAGCACTATTATACAGTTATAATATTAGTACAAAGAAAATAGATCAAGTTTATGAAGACTTAGATCAGAGAAATTTTTATGACTCTATGAGTTTTTGGAATTCTCAAGAAGGTATTGCCATAGGTGATCCTATAGAGAATTGCTTGTCTATATTAATTACTAGAGATGGTGGAAATAGCTGGGATAAAATCTCTTGTAATAATTTTCCTAATAGTCTAGAAGGGGAAGCGGCCTTTGCGGCTAGTGATACAAATATCAAAGTAATAGGTAATAAAACATGGATTGTAAGTGGAGGAGGAGCTTCCCGAATTTTTTACTCTCCAGATAAAGGCATTACTTGGGAGGTTTATTCTACCCCATTATTACAGGGTAAAAGCACACAAGGAGCGTATACAATGGATTTTTATAATGATAAATCTGGAATTATATATGGAGGGGATTATACCATGCCTTTTCAAAATATTTCAAATATCGCTTCTACTATTGATGGTGGTAAAACCTGGCATCTCAGAGCAAGTGGATCTAATGATGGGTATAAAAGTTGCGTGCAATACGTTCCAAATTCTAATGGAAATGAAATTGTAGCGATGGGCTTTACTGGAATAACTTATTCCAGTAACGGAGGAAATTCGTGGACAAAATTATCTAATGAAGCTTTTCTTAGTTTCAGGTTTATCAATGACACAACGGCAATTGCTAGCGGAACTAATAAACTTGCTTTTTTAGAATTCAAATAG
- a CDS encoding ABC transporter ATP-binding protein translates to MKNPNRTKQNVTILSAFKTIIWPRRKLVFIGLILIVIGRLASLVLPWKSKALLDEVIPNKDFPALYDLLWLVGFALLIQAVTSFLLTRILSVQAQYLISELRAQVQKKVLSLPISFFDNSKSGALVSRIMSDVEGVRNLIGTGLVQLVGGTITAVVSLVLLIDINPLMTLFVFLPVAIFGYVALRAFKYIRPIFRNRGKINAEVKGRLTETLSGVRVIKGFGAEAQENKSFEEGVDRLYQNVKKSLTATAVMTSSSTFLLGLASVGIMGIGGYFMIEGEMTTGEFLFFTLLLGFMIAPIVQMSNIGSQLTEALAGLDRTEELMNLTPEDQIGDRDITLNRLIGDIKFNNVSFSYEKGKQVIHDVSFEANAGQTIALVGSSGSGKSTIAGLAASFLSPQSGTVSIDCKDLSKVKLSTFRKYLGVVLQDEFLFEGSIRENILFPRPEATDEQLLAAVKAGYVNEFTDRFENGLDTLIGERGVKLSGGQRQRIAIARAVLADPKIIILDEATSNLDTESEALIQKSLAQLVKDRTTIVIAHRLSTIKKADQILVIESGAIAERGNHKELIQKRGRYYDLYTYQAKI, encoded by the coding sequence ATGAAAAATCCAAATCGTACTAAACAAAATGTTACCATATTATCTGCATTTAAAACAATTATATGGCCACGTAGAAAACTAGTTTTTATTGGCCTGATTTTAATTGTTATAGGTAGACTTGCAAGTTTAGTATTGCCTTGGAAGTCTAAAGCATTATTAGATGAAGTAATTCCTAACAAAGACTTTCCTGCGCTATATGATCTTTTATGGTTAGTGGGTTTTGCTCTTCTTATTCAGGCTGTAACATCTTTTTTACTCACTCGCATATTAAGTGTACAAGCGCAGTATCTTATTTCGGAGTTAAGAGCTCAGGTGCAAAAAAAGGTTCTTTCATTGCCTATAAGCTTTTTTGATAATTCTAAATCTGGAGCTTTAGTTTCACGTATTATGAGTGACGTGGAAGGTGTACGTAATTTAATAGGCACTGGTTTAGTACAACTCGTAGGAGGTACGATCACAGCAGTAGTATCTCTTGTATTATTGATAGATATCAACCCACTTATGACACTCTTTGTGTTTTTACCTGTAGCTATATTTGGCTATGTTGCCTTGAGAGCATTTAAATATATAAGGCCTATTTTTAGAAATAGAGGAAAAATTAATGCAGAGGTAAAAGGTAGACTTACAGAAACACTTTCCGGAGTACGTGTGATCAAAGGTTTTGGGGCAGAGGCCCAAGAAAATAAATCTTTTGAAGAAGGAGTAGATAGACTTTACCAAAATGTAAAAAAAAGTCTTACAGCTACAGCTGTGATGACTAGTTCCTCTACATTTCTTCTTGGATTAGCTTCTGTAGGTATTATGGGAATAGGGGGGTATTTTATGATAGAAGGAGAGATGACAACTGGAGAGTTTCTTTTCTTTACTTTATTGCTAGGGTTTATGATTGCACCTATTGTTCAAATGAGTAATATAGGAAGCCAACTTACAGAGGCGCTTGCGGGCCTAGATCGTACAGAAGAGTTGATGAATCTTACTCCAGAAGATCAAATAGGGGATCGAGACATAACTCTTAATCGTCTAATAGGAGATATAAAATTTAACAATGTTTCTTTTTCCTATGAAAAAGGAAAGCAAGTTATTCATGATGTTTCCTTTGAAGCAAATGCTGGGCAGACAATTGCTCTAGTGGGAAGTTCTGGTTCTGGGAAGTCTACTATAGCTGGCCTAGCAGCTTCGTTTTTAAGCCCACAATCTGGCACTGTAAGTATTGATTGTAAAGATTTATCTAAAGTAAAGCTTTCTACCTTTAGAAAGTACTTGGGAGTCGTGCTTCAAGATGAGTTTTTGTTTGAAGGAAGTATTCGTGAAAATATTTTATTTCCTAGACCAGAAGCAACCGATGAACAGTTACTTGCAGCTGTAAAAGCCGGCTATGTAAATGAGTTTACAGATCGTTTTGAAAATGGGCTCGATACGTTAATAGGGGAGCGAGGTGTAAAACTTTCTGGAGGACAAAGACAGCGTATAGCTATAGCGCGTGCCGTCCTGGCAGACCCAAAAATTATAATTTTAGATGAAGCCACTTCTAATTTAGATACAGAAAGTGAAGCATTAATTCAAAAATCTTTAGCACAACTTGTGAAGGATAGAACAACTATTGTCATTGCGCATAGATTGAGTACAATAAAGAAGGCAGATCAAATTCTAGTAATTGAAAGCGGAGCTATTGCAGAGAGAGGAAACCATAAAGAACTTATTCAAAAAAGGGGTCGATATTATGATTTATACACGTATCAAGCAAAAATTTAG